One window of Dermacentor andersoni chromosome 7, qqDerAnde1_hic_scaffold, whole genome shotgun sequence genomic DNA carries:
- the LOC126533594 gene encoding uncharacterized protein isoform X1: MAAPQQGRGAPPGSAAASRVGPRPDVVGLNPCLTCKLCKGYLVDAMTVVKCLHSFCRSCILKHLETGHACPVCDLRLSKINMENHLIKDDTLQNVVYKAVPGLYQKEMKRRRDFYGSKGSKADQASLSPEQKGELDSSSSGRIIFSPDEAVSLSLEYKPIVDVKTEPEVSAAGPSSQAFKEPAKRYLNCPAAVTIALLQKFLRMKYSISTRYKVDILYMDDVLWSDYMLMDIAYIYSWKRDMPLRLFYRVSESAPKPAAPVASTVQVPTSAPSLAQSTAQQSGSLSSCVAPGIDSRGPTLSKSANVAQESRSCKKETTSSEPIAKPVEHPAPVVDLPLSKPTIEATGMSIADPKVQSKIDTSRPKRTTDPAFVAGVSKVSKVSKTTTTASVTAQACSVQQVPDIPGTSSSKICSPATTASAASTSKGPSTAEAANLDAARTAPASPIKPENAAVPSKSAAANMEAKAVAPDEPASCLLAKVPASFTKSAAVENVHSQDAAPHPGPVTSAACQDAGGKPDRICGPTLTFKANLAADSGSSARTAGFVMKCQPKVATPTLNGIDKGLASGLVKSAICSSDVTSDQVTKKGTLIEDIGTISKSNVLTKSPPLLVEDKKVEEKMPETKELQTCISRAAHKAEEKMNAIKAAAALVKESGPSEKDCKESSGGLSVTLRPNRISGRSHSEDSADKRPQKTSQGDSSSKSDSPALKPPCRSATPPLPVIPSYLTLSKSHPSLFHMSPRKRGRPKLATVNSLNEEIERAHMMARGEMAVVTATEMPVARGETTATPAAEKPKPVIPIITSLKIKPIPPPPPQQPEAATLKSPTAAEAPKDTQLRPRSKSQGDISEEKSSDAEDSIGRRKSRRKRPPAEQLKTIVTQLKELNVEKGQVATQEPLRSLPGGGTPGRPRPEQGQEKITLRVTRDEKCNLKVEKQLRPAVVSETLHDSGFCEDVVADSLASSPVPDPKPRGETVAVARTMHQMPAHRNIVSSTTSKGLEHIGATRHLQHGTKRDLRKSKRKSVEDWVNEQSKWVRTHEVEAATHQDVMPPNTKPSRSGEDTMLSPAAPSESKETSTKVQRRGRKRANPVKITKPAPMVDAQQEKLVSCPARVSSSSTEAAAPSSVLPAVSKESGSEAGCKGSTHSPRNSGSRSRQEPEHPKKSPELVIPRYIPNAATSVPLTVTHARNKRLRESRQEATAASGLDLSSSGSAPGAAGESPEKDSEKSKFFKEALNLSMKEAEAPAASCKDTCTASMLPPKHLEEIAGAPTRDSHNSLPPASSAIESKTVTKSLEQSPPNHGTTSQLSIIHQVVEKIASRNSCKVPKVPQNVDKCKAATKGENQTNCHDGKCNPRQEVSQTSLSHSPGQPGCLDNKQDARSAKNDALASSLDAAVGAKAGSCAVAVAEVQPSKQSPKSTEAQTLDSASPSSTVGSEIMPRINETGVFRLEFPAAELSVPSESRSPKEKSSVNLSSNSAEQLQSHGASSFVGKEMSESVRNIVLVQETMMELRQGSSRAGSCGLMEAQAKDNTLAAEKLSRTSPIPSKQESPVLENCLALSIKKELSGSRNNVFGSPSMHSRPQPTLQLPVGGVKTTRELCVTAPAATSASKVFSGSSTSCLRSKSAELLVKASPPANRLSPIFEGTPIPKMPAGAVMIEREKFDPSKLQSSHMRSPRSPVRSPLGLEIKGPSPMGHGSISSSALQNAPSPIKSPVLLEVKSASPTGPNPVGPCGVSTVQSAPRPARSPVSLDARGANPTSHYIAGGPVRTTDLKVGNLQQERGLWRPIDICTPRQLTQAALKKIAANKSISIGQVKDTRSQVPCRNRQGVALDIPQAPRSLSISIVTCNAGVKEGYLQPANQTVQASQPLECLSMSRQLSNSKQADFLVKEVRPPPHCLDTSVDNQLLGCSTLLSRTHPELSVTSRSDFKSGIHIPASLSVYASTQQKSSLSPPLCKSTTRTPPSEEQLSPRLNVELEQPRVSPRPSDRVQRRVLAKDVCQPEGHRISSSNEVQVSKRSARKESGMPSPRASENMYRTTVAEIDLFTTLSIIETMKGKATVHDIIDEYITNIGSFFSIMELLPAEGRHAAEFMCSLKEKGLLKVTALLKKVTTNLSSGQLSRALAVEALVQRCLQRCRHGHRRDSSAMSTSEEDVVTSSEWGTSCTDSALYEQNVVDVKDEPPALVVPELDFAFAVVPLLAVHFRHAELKRKALKRLKHGLRLRDLVGLRRKHVSSVILPDQVEPNRRFLPRRSGGCFANFPVLGRVQKCSNLPQPAASLVQPTKSLARFLPTASLGLPQSTVIVDALSSLLTGRSPNLVNHRVPRNGQCCSPVSEQSMTAATKASSSAVQAYREPGAARSVDNILSALSQFLSGQPDCVSSYVPQVVSHFGSGGLVPSTRHRQLRVGEHASCNLLLVEATAERSLVISSPQSNSKLVIGPDFDRQLLSRLLDGLQFMIPKTQGASSWLNSVVHRVAVGGHKSRRMLTNCIDAPDDRWPAMEALGASSCKAIPSVKPELVARPEPLTRPELSAKSQPLVKPTVAVSRGLLQKRGAPTTGICEVSPVQKRRRLAGAAIPGVTEVCAAAVQRQRIVNAHLSRKEVVEVVPKDCVVVLHRLELRDVEETLLKRKRSRSGGSTQPKKKPKLSLFPKAPSGVQR, encoded by the exons TGTTGATGTTAAGACGGAGCCTGAGGTGTCTGCAGCTGGACCGAGCAGCCAAGCATTTAAG GAGCCCGCAAAACGTTACCTCAACTGCCCAGCCGCTGTGACGATCGCCTTACTTCAAAAGTTTCTCCGCATGAAGTACAGCATCAGCACAAGATACAAG GTGGACATACTTTACATGGATGATGTTCTCTGGAGTGATTACATGCTTATGGATATTGCCTACATCTACTCTTGGAAAAGG GACATGCCCCTGCGGCTGTTCTATCGCGTGTCCGAGAGTGCGCCGAAGCCTGCAGCACCAGTTGCTTCAACGGTCCAGGTGCCCACATCGGCGCCGAGCCTAGCCCAGAGTACGGCACAGCAGAGCGGTAGCCTTTCGTCGTGTGTCGCTCCCGGCATAGACTCACGAGGACCAACGTTGAGCAAGAG TGCAAATGTGGCCCAAGAGAGCAGGAGTTGCAAAAAGGAAACCACTTCATCCGAGCCCATAGCAAAGCCTGTAGAACACCCGGCACCTGTCGTTGACTTGCCCCTGTCGAAGCCCACCATTGAAGCAACTGGCATGAGCATCGCAGATCCAAAAGTACAAAGCAAAATCGACACCTCGCGTCCCAAAAGAACAACCGACCCTGCATTTGTGGCGGGCGTGAGCAAAGTGAGTAAGGTGTCGAAGACCACGACAACGGCAAGCGTAACAGCGCAAGCATGCAGCGTTCAACAAGTACCTGACATCCCGGGAACCTCCTCAAGCAAAATTTGCTCTCCTGCAACGACAGCCTCGGCTGCTTCAACTTCGAAAGGACCAAGCACGGCTGAGGCTGCAAATCTGGATGCTGCTAGAACAGCCCCGGCTTCTCCTATCAAGCCAGAGAACGCTGCCGTGCCTAGTAAGTCGGCAGCCGCCAACATGGAGGCCAAAGCTGTGGCACCAGACGAGCCTGCATCATGCCTACTAGCGAAAGTACCTGCAAGCTTCACAAAAAGCGCAGCAGTTGAGAATGTGCACAGTCAAGATGCAGCACCACACCCTGGCCCTGTTACGTCAGCAGCATGTCAGGATGCTGGTGGCAAACCTGACCGCATTTGTGGGCCTACTTTGACGTTCAAGGCAAATCTTGCTGCTGACAGCGGTTCGAGTGCTAGAACGGCAGGGTTTGTCATGAAGTGCCAGCCCAAGGTAGCAACTCCTACTTTGAATGGCATCGACAAAGGGCTAGCGAGTGGTTTGGTGAAAAGTGCAATCTGTTCAAGTGACGTCACATCTGACCAAGTAACAAAGAAAGGCACCCTCATTGAAGATATAGGCACGATATCAAAGAGCAACGTTTTAACAAAGTCTCCACCCTTGTTAGTGGAGGACAAAAAGGTTGAAGAGAAGATGCCTGAGACGAAAGAACTTCAGACATGTATCAGCCGTGCGGCACACAAGGCGGAAGAGAAAATGAATGCGATAAAAGCAGCCGCGGCTTTGGTGAAGGAGAGCGGTCCGTCCGAGAAGGACTGTAAAGAATCCTCCGGAGGACTTTCGGTAACGCTGAGGCCGAACAGGATTTCCGGAAGAAGCCACAGCGAAGATTCTGCTGATAAGCGTCCTCAGAAGACCAGTCAGGGGGACTCGTCATCGAAAAGCGATTCACCTGCTTTGAAACCTCCTTGCCGGTCCGCCACTCCACCATTGCCTGTGATCCCGTCGTACCTCACTTTGAGCAAGTCACATCCATCGCTCTTTCACATGTCGCCGCGGAAGCGAGGCCGACCCAAGCTTGCAACTGTCAACAGTTTGAATGAAGAAATAGAGCGGGCCCACATGATGGCCCGTGGTGAGATGGCCGTTGTCACCGCCACCGAGATGCCTGTGGCTCGCGGTGAGACGACTGCCACTCCAGCTGCTGAGAAACCTAAGCCAGTTATTCCGATCATCACGAGCCTCAAGATCAAGCCCATTCCTCCCCCACCCCCACAGCAACCTGAAGCTGCGACGCTGAAGTCGCCAACTGCAGCGGAAGCACCAAAAGATACCCAGCTGAGGCCGCGATCCAAGAGCCAAGGAGACATCTCAGAAGAGAAGTCGTCGGATGCTGAAGACTCGATCGGGCGCCGTAAGAGCAGACGCAAGCGCCCGCCTGCAGAGCAGCTGAAGACAATAGTGACTCAACTGAAGGAGTTGAACGTGGAGAAAGGACAGGTGGCAACGCAGGAGCCTCTTCGGAGCCTTCCAGGTGGGGGCACTCCGGGCCGGCCCAGGCCTGAGCAGGGACAAGAGAAGATCACACTGCGAGTGACTCGCGATGAGAAGTGCAACCTGAAGGTGGAGAAGCAGCTGCGTCCTGCGGTCGTCTCCGAGACGCTCCACGACTCTGGCTTCTGCGAAGACGTCGTGGCAGACTCGTTGGCTTCCTCTCCCGTTCCCGACCCCAAACCAAGAGGCGAGACCGTTGCAGTGGCCAGGACCATGCACCAGATGCCAGCGCACCGGAACATTGTCTCAAGCACCACCAGCAAGGGACTCGAACACATTGGGGCCACACGCCACCTGCAGCATGGTACGAAAAGGGATTTGCGCAAGAGCAAGAGGAAGTCTGTTGAAGATTGGGTCAATGAGCAGAGCAAGTGGGTCCGGACACATGAAGTGGAAGCCGCAACGCACCAGGACGTCATGCCGCCCAATACAAAGCCATCTAGGAGTGGGGAAGATACTATGTTGAGTCCGGCTGCACCTTCAGAGTCTAAAGAAACGTCCACCAAGGTACAGCGAAGAGGTCGCAAGCGAGCAAATCCTGTTAAGATCACCAAGCCAGCACCCATGGTCGATGCTCAACAGGAGAAGCTTGTAAGCTGCCCGGCTCGTGTTTCGAGCTCTTCTACCGAGGCTGCCGCCCCTTCTTCTGTGTTGCCCGCAGTCAGCAAGGAATCAGGCTCAGAAGCAGGGTGCAAGGGAAGCACTCACAGTCCTAGAAACAGTGGCAGCAGAAGCAGACAGGAGCCGGAGCACCCAAAGAAGTCCCCGGAACTTGTCATCCCACGGTACATTCCCAATGCAGCTACCAGTGTGCCGCTGACGGTCACGCACGCCCGGAACAAGCGCTTAAGAGAGTCGAGACAGGAAGCGACAGCCGCCTCCGGCCTTGACCTCTCGTCATCCGGTTCCGCTCCAGGTGCAGCAGGCGAGTCACCCGAGAAGGATTCCGAGAAGAGCAAATTCTTCAAGGAAGCGCTAAATCTTTCTATGAAGGAAGCTGAGGCGCCCGCTGCATCTTGCAAGGACACCTGCACGGCAAGCATGCTACCACCAAAGCATCTGGAAGAGATTGCAGGAGCTCCGACCCGGGACTCGCACAATTCACTGCCACCAGCATCATCAGCTATTGAAAGCAAAACAGTCACAAAATCTCTTGAGCAGTCACCCCCAAATCACGGAACTACATCGCAGTTGAGCATCATTCATCAAGTTGTTGAAAAGATAGCATCTCGGAACTCTTGTAAGGTGCCAAAGGTTCCGCAAAATGTTGATAAATGCAAGGCAGCTACAAAGGGAGAGAATCAAACAAACTGTCATGATGGAAAGTGCAATCCACGGCAAGAAGTGTCGCAAACTTCGCTAAGCCACTCCCCAGGCCAGCCAGGCTGTTTAGATAACAAGCAAGATGCCAGATCTGCAAAAAATGATGCGCTGGCATCATCTTTGGACGCCGCTGTTGGAGCAAAGGCAGGTTCGTGCGCTGTCGCAGTTGCAGAGGTGCAGCCGTCAAAGCAGTCGCCAAAGTCGACGGAAGCGCAGACCTTGGACAGTGCATCGCCGAGCAGCACGGTTGGGTCGGAGATCATGCCGCGGATAAACGAGACGGGTGTTTTTCGCCTCGAGTTTCCAGCCGCTGAACTTTCAGTTCCATCCGAGTCAAGAAGTCCCAAGGAGAAGTCTTCTGTCAATCTGTCAAGCAACTCTGCAGAACAACTCCAGAGTCATGGCGCCTCATCGTTTGTGGGAAAAGAAATGTCTGAAAGTGTTCGAAACATAGTGCTTGTTCAGGAGACCATGATGGAGCTTCGACAGGGGTCATCGCGAGCAGGATCTTGCGGCTTGATGGAGGCCCAGGCAAAAGACAACACTTTGGCAGCCGAGAAGTTGTCCCGAACTAGCCCCATTCCTTCTAAACAGGAAAGCCCTGTGCTAGAAAACTGTCTGGCTCTAAGCATTAAGAAGGAACTTTCAGGCAGCAGGAACAATGTCTTCGGTTCGCCCAGCATGCATTCCAGGCCACAGCCAACCTTACAGTTACCAGTAGGTGGTGTGAAGACAACACGGGAACTCTGTGTTACGGCACCTGCTGCTACATCTGCAAGCAAAGTGTTCTCAGGGAGCTCCACGTCTTGCCTACGATCAAAATCCGCTGAACTTTTAGTGAAGGCATCACCACCAGCAAATCGCTTGTCGCCAATATTCGAGGGCACACCCATTCCAAAAATGCCTGCAGGAGCTGTCATGATCGAACGAGAAAAATTTGATCCTTCCAAATTACAGAGTAGCCACATGAGGAGTCCACGAAGTCCTGTCAGGTCTCCTCTTGGACTAGAAATCAAAGGCCCGAGTCCGATGGGACATGGCAGTATTAGCAGCTCTGCCTTGCAGAATGCACCGAGCCCCATCAAATCCCCAGTGCTGTTGGAAGTCAAAAGTGCAAGTCCAACAGGCCCTAATCCAGTGGGCCCCTGCGGTGTCTCCACTGTGCAAAGTGCACCAAGGCCAGCAAGGTCTCCGGTGTCATTAGATGCAAGGGGTGCTAATCCAACGAGCCACTACATCGCTGGCGGTCCTGTCAGGACAACGGACTTGAAAGTTGGCAATCTTCAGCAAGAGAGGGGCTTGTGGCGGCCCATAGACATCTGCACGCCAAGGCAGCTAACGCAAGCCGCCCTTAAAAAAATAGCAGCCAACAAGAGCATCTCCATAGGGCAAGTGAAAGACACGAGGTCACAGGTGCCATGTAGAAACCGGCAGGGAGTCGCGCTGGACATTCCACAGGCACCTCGGTCTCTGTCGATCAGCATCGTCACGTGCAATGCAGGGGTGAAGGAAGGCTACCTCCAGCCAGCAAACCAGACAGTACAGGCCTCACAGCCCCTCGAATGTTTGAGCATGTCTCGTCAGTTGAGCAACAGCAAGCAGGCAGATTTTCTCGTGAAAGAAGTACGGCCGCCACCACACTGCCTGGACACAAGTGTAGACAACCAGCTCCTTGGCTGCAGCACACTGTTATCACGCACACATCCCGAGTTGTCCGTAACATCGAGGAGCGATTTCAAAAGTGGTATTCACATCCCTGCTTCTCTGAGTGTCTACGCAAGCACACAACAGAAGAGCAGTTTGTCACCTCCCCTCTGCAAGTCAACAACGCGGACTCCTCCGTCAGAGGAGCAGCTGTCACCCCGGCTGAACGTGGAGTTGGAGCAACCACGCGTATCCCCGAGACCTTCAGACAGGGTGCAGCGACGCGTGTTGGCCAAGGACGTCTGCCAACCGGAAGGGCATCGAATCAGTTCTTCCAACGAAGTGCAAGTGAGCAAACGTAGTGCCCGCAAGGAGTCCGGCATGCCCAGTCCCAGAGCGAGTGAAAACATGTACAGGACAACGGTGGCCGAAATCGACCTTTTCACAACGCTCAGCATCATCGAGACCATGAAAGGGAAGGCAACCGTGCATGACATCATAGATGAGTACATCACCAACATTGGCAGCTTCTTCAGCATTATGGAGTTGCTTCCAGCGGAAGGCAGGCATGCTGCGGAGTTCATGTGTTCCCTGAAGGAAAAGGGTCTGCTGAAGGTCACAGCATTGCTCAAAAAGGTCACCACCAACTTGTCCTCTGGCCAGCTATCACGCGCGCTTGCCGTCGAGGCTTTGGTGCAGAGGTGCTTACAGCGGTGTCGCCACGGCCATCGCAGAGACTCATCTGCAATGTCGACGTCGGAGGAAGACGTTGTCACGTCATCTGAATGGGGCACCTCATGCACGGACTCTGCATTATATGAGCAGAACGTTGTAGATGTGAAGGATGAACCACCTGCACTTGTTGTTCCAGAACTGGATTTCGCATTCGCTGTCGTTCCCTTGCTCGCGGTGCACTTTAGGCATGCAGAGCTGAAAAGAAAAGCTCTGAAGCGTCTGAAGCATGGCTTGAGGCTTAGGGACTTGGTGGGGCTGAGGAGGAAGCATGTGTCATCAGTAATTCTGCCTGACCAAGTGGAACCCAACAGGAGGTTTCTTCCCAGGAGATCCGGAGGCTGCTTTGCCAACTTTCCAGTGCTTGGGCGGGTCCAAAAGTG CAGTAACCTGCCACAGCCTGCTGCTTCTCTTGTCCAGCCAACCAAAAGCCTAGCCAGGTTTCTTCCTACAGCAAGTCTTGGGCTTCCTCAAAGCACTGTGATTGTGGATGCACTTTCTTCGTTGTTGACTGGACGCTCGCCCAATCTAGTCAACCACAGAGTTCCCCGGAATGGACAGTGTTGTTCTCCTGTGTCAGAGCAGTCTATGACGGCAGCTACCAAGGCTTCGTCATCGGCAGTGCAAGCCTACCGAGAGCCTGGTGCTGCCAGGAGTGTTGATAACATATTGTCTGCATTATCTCAGTTCTTGTCTGGACAACCGGACTGTGTCTCATCATACGTGCCCCAAGTGGTCTCGCATTTCGGTAGTGGTGGGCTCGTTCCTTCCACTCGTCATCGGCAGTTAAGGGTCGGGGAGCACGCATCATGCAACCTGCTACTCGTCGAAGCCACCGCTGAACGTTCACTAGTCATCTCATCGCCGCAGTCAAATAGCAAGCTTGTGATTGGGCCCGATTTCGACAGGCAGCTGCTGTCGAGGTTGCTCGACGGATTGCAGTTTATGATACCAAAGACGCAAGGCGCCAGTTCCTGGTTGAACAGCGTCGTGCACAGGGTGGCGGTGGGCGGCCACAAAAGCAGACGCATGCTGACGAACTGCATTGACGCACCTGACGATAGATGGCCTGCGATGGAGGCACTTGGGGCATCTTCCTGCAAGGCCATCCCATCGGTCAAACCAGAGCTGGTGGCCAGGCCGGAGCCATTGACCAGGCCAGAGCTATCAGCCAAGTCACAGCCGTTGGTCAAGCCTACAGTCGCAGTGTCCAGGGGGCTTCTGCAGAAGCGAGGAGCACCGACTACTGGCATCTGTGAGGTCTCCCCTGTACAGAAGAGAAGGCGCTTAGCTGGCGCTGCCATACCCGGTGTCACAGAGGTGTGCGCTGCAGCCGTGCAGCGGCAACGCATTGTCAATGCACACCTGTCAAGAAAGGAAGTGGTTGAAGTCGTTCCTAAAGACTGCGTAGTTGTGCTGCACAGGTTGGAGCTGCGTGATGTCGAGGAGACGTtgcttaaaaggaagaggtctagGAGTGGCGGCAGCACCCAGCCCAAGAAGAAACCAAAGTTGTCTCTGTTTCCGAAAGCCCCATCGGGTGTCCAGAGGTAG